The following are encoded together in the Natator depressus isolate rNatDep1 chromosome 10, rNatDep2.hap1, whole genome shotgun sequence genome:
- the STARD5 gene encoding stAR-related lipid transfer protein 5: MAYQERVRSLADTVQLYRKDPSGWQSCKRTNEVSIYWRPSTEFSGNIYKGDGIISASPEAVWECLKPEAGGLRTKWDQNVKDFELIETISDTISICRTITPSAFMKIISPRDFVDVVLIKQYEDGTIASAATNVEHPLSPPQPTYVRGFNYPCGCFCIPVPGVPDKTQVLTFFQTDLGGYLPQTVVDSFFPSSMAGFYSNLSKAVKTVKTQPALSQRKYESRC; this comes from the exons ATGGCTTACCAGGAGCGGGTCCGCTCGCTGgcggacaccgtgcagctctacCGGAAGGACCCGAGCGGCTGGCAGAGCTGTAAGCGCACG AATGAAGTTTCAATTTACTGGAGACCATCAACTGAGTTTTCTGGCAACAT ATACAAAGGAGATGGAATAATCTCTGCAAGTCCTGAGGCTGTCTGGGAGTGCTTAAAACCAGAAGCTGGTGGACTTAGAACAAAATGGGACCAAAATGTGAAGGACTTTGAGCTGATTGAAACTATTAGTGAT ACTATCTCTATATGCAGAACTATTACCCCATCAGCCTTCATGAAGATTATTTCTCCAAGAGATTTTGTAGATGTGGTGCTAATTAAGCAGTATGAAGACGGGACTATAGCATCTGCTG cAACCAATGTGGAACATCCACTCAGTCCTCCCCAACCCACATACGTTAGAGGGTTTAATTATCCCTGTGGCTGTTTCTGTATACCTGTTCCAGG GGTACCAGACAAGACCCAAGTCCTCACTTTCTTTCAGACTGATCTTGGTGGCTATCTTCCCCAGACTGTAGTGGACTCATTCTTTCCGAGCAGCATGGCTGGATTTTACAGCAATCTGTCCAAAGCGGTAAAGACAGTGAAAACTCAACCAGCACTTTCTCAAAGGAAATACGAGTCTCGTTGCTGA